A genome region from Bacteroidia bacterium includes the following:
- a CDS encoding glycosyltransferase — MKIVLISLKAYTLTSLVVQGFESLGWSVIVIDPNDYSSRFQKRRTRLYSRLPVKYFGKALSKIQANLNSKYLEIIEKEKPELVIAYNDMQLLPETAIKIKETSKLVFYLGDSPYFVHKRSYNLPTFLQADYIFAPDTFWIEQLKVIGIKNVDYLLWGYSNKTNFITEITEDEKKQFANDVVYVGRNYHDTWGYKKALLFSKLTEFDLKIYGDSSWVKWFSYFPQLKNKVVLRKKPLTFSEVNCVYNCSKITVVDGNPGILNGIHLRVLESIGSGILPIVEYRKDIPLIFGSIKIPVIKDYSEVADVVKYYLENENERTILTDTLLQHVNANYTPEIAAKYILQKCFVTN; from the coding sequence ATGAAAATTGTACTAATATCACTTAAAGCATACACTTTAACATCGTTGGTTGTTCAAGGATTTGAAAGTCTGGGATGGTCAGTTATTGTAATTGACCCAAATGATTATTCAAGTAGATTTCAGAAAAGAAGAACAAGATTATACTCACGGTTGCCTGTAAAATATTTTGGAAAAGCACTATCAAAAATTCAGGCAAACTTAAATAGTAAATATTTAGAAATTATTGAAAAAGAAAAGCCTGAATTAGTAATAGCATATAATGATATGCAATTGTTGCCCGAAACAGCAATAAAAATAAAAGAAACTTCTAAATTGGTTTTTTATTTAGGTGATAGTCCTTATTTTGTTCATAAAAGATCATATAATCTACCCACATTTTTACAGGCCGATTATATTTTTGCGCCCGATACTTTCTGGATTGAACAACTAAAAGTTATTGGGATTAAAAATGTTGATTATCTTCTTTGGGGTTATTCTAATAAAACAAACTTTATAACAGAAATAACAGAAGATGAAAAGAAGCAGTTTGCTAATGATGTTGTGTATGTCGGTCGTAACTATCACGATACTTGGGGATATAAAAAGGCTTTATTATTTAGCAAATTAACAGAGTTTGATTTAAAGATTTATGGTGATTCGTCATGGGTTAAATGGTTTTCATATTTTCCTCAACTTAAAAATAAAGTTGTTTTAAGAAAAAAACCGCTTACTTTTAGTGAAGTAAATTGTGTGTATAATTGCTCAAAAATTACTGTGGTTGATGGTAATCCAGGCATTCTTAATGGTATTCATCTTCGGGTATTAGAGTCTATTGGCTCTGGAATATTACCTATTGTTGAATATCGGAAAGATATTCCCTTAATTTTCGGGTCAATAAAAATCCCTGTCATTAAAGATTATTCAGAAGTTGCTGATGTTGTTAAATATTATCTGGAGAACGAGAATGAAAGAACAATTTTAACTGATACTTTATTACAGCATGTAAATGCTAATTATACTCCTGAAATTGCAGCTAAATATATTTTACAAAAATGTTTCGTAACAAATTAA
- a CDS encoding class I SAM-dependent methyltransferase — translation MANKTNKPEIWDAYQTVSREAYSGKSGKNDPTYYYIIDLLKEKKIVNCDLMEIGFGNGKTLELLSSIFKWVCGADISPKNIEITRDEFLKKKIANADFRVVDLMNESEVKVKYDVVLVNHVLEHFRHDELIKVVENLKKLLKNGGKVVGAVPHKLPLTYRICPNCGHSFEQDGHQISYTLDEFENTFKKLGFKNVETRGYNISFLSRNDNMIKKIIRMLYYNMTKQPIMQIEFCMYD, via the coding sequence ATGGCAAATAAAACAAATAAACCGGAGATATGGGATGCATACCAGACGGTAAGTCGTGAAGCATATTCAGGAAAGTCGGGAAAAAATGATCCTACATATTATTATATTATAGATTTACTAAAAGAAAAGAAAATAGTGAATTGTGATTTAATGGAGATTGGTTTTGGAAACGGTAAAACATTAGAGTTACTTTCTTCAATTTTTAAATGGGTCTGTGGTGCCGATATTTCACCAAAGAATATTGAAATTACAAGGGATGAATTTTTGAAAAAAAAAATTGCTAACGCTGATTTTAGGGTTGTGGATCTTATGAATGAAAGTGAAGTTAAGGTTAAGTATGATGTTGTTTTAGTAAATCATGTGCTTGAACATTTTCGTCATGACGAATTGATTAAAGTTGTAGAAAACCTAAAAAAGCTTTTAAAGAACGGAGGTAAGGTAGTTGGTGCTGTTCCTCATAAGTTGCCTTTAACTTATAGAATATGCCCTAACTGCGGTCATTCTTTTGAACAGGATGGACATCAGATTAGTTATACACTTGATGAATTCGAAAATACTTTTAAAAAATTGGGTTTTAAAAATGTTGAAACAAGAGGGTATAATATTTCTTTTTTAAGTAGAAATGATAATATGATAAAAAAAATAATAAGAATGTTATACTATAATATGACAAAGCAACCAATTATGCAGATAGAATTCTGTATGTACGATTAA
- a CDS encoding GNAT family N-acetyltransferase has translation MLIGKNVKLRMIEKEDLTLFNQWRNDLEIKNQAILHPFPVTKELDDNWYNKVANNVQNNEVFFTITDIKEKVIGYTMLKSINWIHRNCYFGIIIGDKENQGKGMGKEALSLLVEYAFATLNLHKITLEVLSNNINAIKLYENNGFKREGILAEHVFINNKYEDVIIMSKFKNK, from the coding sequence ATGCTCATAGGAAAAAATGTTAAACTAAGAATGATTGAAAAAGAAGATTTAACTTTATTCAATCAATGGAGAAATGATTTAGAAATAAAAAATCAGGCTATTCTTCATCCATTTCCTGTAACAAAGGAACTTGATGATAATTGGTACAATAAAGTAGCCAACAATGTTCAAAATAATGAAGTCTTTTTTACTATAACAGATATAAAGGAGAAAGTAATTGGTTATACTATGCTTAAATCAATAAATTGGATTCATCGGAATTGTTATTTTGGAATTATTATTGGCGATAAAGAGAATCAAGGGAAAGGAATGGGTAAAGAAGCATTAAGCCTTTTAGTTGAATATGCTTTTGCAACATTGAATTTACACAAAATTACTTTAGAAGTATTGTCAAATAATATTAACGCAATTAAATTATATGAAAATAATGGTTTTAAAAGAGAAGGAATTTTGGCTGAGCATGTTTTTATAAATAATAAATATGAGGATGTAATAATTATGTCGAAATTTAAAAACAAATAA
- a CDS encoding ATP-grasp domain-containing protein translates to MESILIFGGGDNQKTLITGAKELGYRTIVIDPNENALGKKYADIFEVVAPKDYEGTKEIAEKYNIKGIVTCQMENPLLLMAQLAEEKKYRFPTVEGIKRARDKYLMKQAFIKNKVPCAKGYLINSPSEIDDKNILFPAILKPVDSFSSRGVFRIENKADLERYFNLTVAFSSTGKAIVEEFIEGHEYSVESVTNNGKTFVIQITEKEITPFPHTVEMAHIQPANISDYEKEAIEEIVKKAIIALELDNCATHAELKITNKGPKMVEIGARLGGDYITSHLVPLSTGINIEKLSVQIAMNDFMGVPVRSENAAVIRYLNLPAGKTVVKVEQWSDLLNDEHLVHANIFLKEGELTSEITDSSKRAGFVIVKSNNRHSAIENALKYSEILQSKIKVL, encoded by the coding sequence ATGGAGAGCATTTTAATCTTTGGGGGTGGCGACAACCAGAAAACTTTAATTACTGGAGCAAAAGAACTTGGTTATAGAACTATTGTTATAGATCCAAATGAAAATGCATTAGGAAAAAAATATGCAGATATATTTGAAGTTGTAGCTCCAAAAGATTATGAAGGTACTAAGGAGATTGCTGAAAAATATAATATTAAAGGTATTGTTACATGCCAAATGGAGAATCCTTTATTGTTAATGGCGCAATTGGCAGAAGAAAAAAAATATAGATTTCCAACAGTTGAAGGAATAAAAAGAGCTCGTGATAAATACCTGATGAAACAAGCTTTTATTAAAAATAAAGTGCCTTGCGCTAAAGGTTATTTAATAAATTCTCCGTCAGAAATTGATGATAAAAATATATTATTTCCTGCAATTTTAAAGCCAGTTGATTCTTTCTCGAGCAGAGGTGTTTTTCGAATAGAGAATAAAGCTGATTTAGAAAGATATTTTAATCTAACAGTTGCTTTTTCATCAACAGGTAAAGCAATAGTTGAAGAGTTTATTGAAGGACATGAATATAGTGTGGAAAGTGTTACTAACAATGGAAAAACATTTGTTATTCAAATAACAGAAAAAGAAATAACTCCATTTCCTCACACGGTAGAAATGGCACACATACAGCCTGCAAATATTTCTGACTATGAAAAAGAAGCTATTGAAGAGATTGTTAAAAAAGCTATTATTGCTTTAGAACTTGATAATTGTGCAACTCATGCTGAGCTTAAAATAACAAACAAAGGACCTAAAATGGTTGAAATTGGTGCACGTTTGGGCGGTGATTATATTACCTCCCATTTAGTCCCATTGTCAACTGGAATTAATATAGAGAAATTATCTGTTCAGATTGCAATGAATGATTTTATGGGAGTCCCTGTAAGAAGTGAGAATGCTGCAGTAATTAGGTATCTGAATTTACCTGCCGGTAAAACAGTAGTTAAAGTAGAACAGTGGAGTGACTTACTTAATGATGAGCATTTAGTTCATGCCAATATATTTTTAAAAGAAGGAGAACTTACATCAGAAATAACCGATTCTTCAAAGAGAGCCGGTTTTGTAATTGTTAAAAGCAATAACAGGCATTCTGCTATCGAAAATGCATTAAAATACTCAGAAATATTACAATCCAAAATTAAAGTATTATAA
- a CDS encoding DegT/DnrJ/EryC1/StrS family aminotransferase, producing MKKNDPALAINGGKPISNEPILIHKPFLQEDDYEAVDKALRSTFVSGDGPACREFEKEMAEYLGVKHVLFVNSATSALELAFRVKNFKEGSEVIIPDFTYTSTALGAIYNNLKVVLADVYSDNGSLDISKLEALITEKTVAIAPVDYGGIPAEMDEINKIARRNNLYVVHDTAQSIGSVYRGVKTGALADVSTFSFHGTKNLTSGEGGAVTTNSDEIADRIKIMREKGTDKYSFLTDNKTRGFYEYVDIGNSYVQSNILGALGLSQLKKLDSMNAERKSIAHYYKEHLSGITGLDFMRITDGSEHNWHLFGILVPPEEKYWIMDALRAEGVMSNVHYTPLHRNKYYTNLGQDIDFPGSMEFFSRLLRLPIYPSLTESEKKNVVNAVKKVFNV from the coding sequence ATGAAAAAAAACGATCCGGCATTAGCTATTAATGGTGGTAAGCCTATTTCAAACGAACCCATACTAATTCACAAGCCGTTTTTACAGGAAGATGATTATGAGGCTGTTGATAAGGCCTTAAGATCTACTTTTGTTTCAGGTGATGGTCCTGCTTGCAGGGAATTTGAAAAAGAAATGGCAGAATATCTAGGAGTAAAACATGTACTATTTGTTAATTCTGCAACAAGTGCATTGGAGCTTGCGTTCAGAGTAAAAAATTTTAAAGAAGGCAGTGAAGTTATTATTCCCGATTTTACATATACTTCTACTGCACTTGGTGCTATTTACAATAATTTAAAAGTAGTTCTTGCTGATGTCTATTCAGATAATGGTAGTTTAGATATTTCAAAACTCGAAGCATTAATTACTGAAAAAACTGTTGCTATTGCACCAGTTGATTATGGCGGTATTCCGGCAGAAATGGATGAAATTAACAAAATAGCAAGAAGAAATAATTTATATGTCGTTCACGATACTGCGCAATCAATTGGTTCTGTTTATCGTGGTGTAAAAACAGGTGCATTGGCAGATGTTTCTACTTTTAGTTTTCATGGCACAAAAAACCTGACATCAGGTGAAGGTGGTGCCGTAACAACTAACTCTGACGAAATAGCAGACAGGATTAAAATAATGAGGGAGAAAGGAACTGATAAATATTCATTTCTTACAGATAATAAAACAAGAGGTTTTTACGAATACGTTGATATAGGGAATTCTTATGTACAGTCTAATATTTTAGGTGCATTAGGACTTTCGCAGCTAAAAAAACTTGATAGTATGAATGCCGAAAGAAAAAGTATTGCACATTATTATAAGGAGCATTTATCGGGCATTACGGGTCTTGATTTTATGAGAATTACTGATGGTTCAGAGCATAACTGGCATTTGTTTGGAATATTGGTTCCACCTGAAGAAAAATATTGGATTATGGATGCTTTAAGGGCTGAAGGTGTTATGTCAAATGTACATTATACCCCGTTGCATAGAAATAAATATTATACAAATTTAGGGCAGGATATAGATTTTCCAGGTAGTATGGAATTTTTTAGTCGGTTGTTAAGATTGCCCATTTATCCATCACTAACTGAAAGTGAAAAAAAGAATGTTGTTAATGCAGTTAAAAAAGTATTTAATGTTTAG
- a CDS encoding NAD(P)-dependent oxidoreductase — MKILITGGAGYKGIKLTRALLEAKYDVTVLDNFMYGFEPFLFLTEYPNLTVLKSDIRNEIKNLHSYDVVFHLAGISGFPACAANPSSAILINVEATKILVKNLSKQQILINASTTSFYGRSGVACDENTSVDPVSTYGITKYDAEKIVSDRENSISLRFATVFGPSPKMRMDLMVNDFTYKAMKEHVVVLFDSFAKRTFIHVDDAVNCYLFALNNFEKMKGQIFNAGGNNLNYSKLEIANLIKQKVDFNIIDSDIKDKDLRHFIVSFDKIEKLGYKPNKTIEQGIDELIRVFNFYEYYSHYRTI, encoded by the coding sequence ATGAAAATTCTTATCACAGGAGGAGCCGGATATAAAGGCATTAAACTAACAAGAGCTTTGTTAGAAGCAAAATATGATGTTACGGTATTAGATAATTTTATGTATGGTTTTGAGCCATTTCTTTTTCTTACAGAATATCCAAATTTGACTGTATTGAAATCTGATATAAGAAATGAAATAAAAAATCTTCATAGTTATGATGTGGTGTTTCATTTAGCCGGTATTAGCGGATTTCCTGCTTGTGCAGCTAATCCAAGTTCTGCTATTTTGATTAATGTTGAGGCAACAAAAATATTAGTAAAAAATCTTTCAAAACAACAAATATTAATTAATGCTTCTACTACTTCTTTTTATGGAAGGTCTGGTGTTGCATGTGATGAAAACACATCGGTTGATCCGGTTAGTACATATGGAATTACAAAGTATGATGCAGAAAAAATTGTGTCTGACAGAGAGAATTCTATTAGCTTGAGATTTGCTACTGTATTCGGACCTAGCCCAAAAATGAGAATGGATCTTATGGTTAACGATTTTACATATAAAGCTATGAAAGAACATGTAGTTGTTCTTTTTGATAGCTTTGCCAAAAGAACGTTTATTCATGTTGACGATGCTGTAAATTGTTATTTGTTTGCATTAAATAATTTTGAAAAAATGAAGGGTCAGATTTTTAATGCAGGAGGAAATAATTTAAATTATTCAAAATTAGAAATAGCAAATCTGATAAAACAAAAAGTAGATTTTAATATTATTGATTCTGATATTAAAGATAAAGATTTAAGACACTTTATTGTTTCGTTTGATAAAATTGAAAAGTTAGGATATAAACCAAATAAAACAATTGAGCAGGGAATTGATGAATTAATAAGGGTATTCAATTTTTATGAATATTATTCCCATTATAGAACTATTTAG
- a CDS encoding glycosyltransferase family 4 protein, with protein MFREYPLMLVFGLLPYSKGGTNKGGIAYATYNLHYAICLKEKESFDTHYIATDLNKRRVCVDGMQINGFHFRIIFSLFFHSLSTFLKYYKISKKDIFQCGLTRFTAFKLFCMFHYYIKMKKPDIVHVHGALAGVVLNNLNLKMKFKKIIRIHGLNTKAYQHKNYKQLINLEKEISTQTWDGFNFLSHENLLEWCAKYNVSQENKAVFNNGFDPVLFNPGVVPVVNLEKKNENKIRLLSVGVLNENKGQNRVLQAISMCKEPTRFEFICIGYDPNNLAKDMDEFAKSQSITFKYLGYISQAQLSTYFVQCDFLIQPSIMEGFGMVNIESIACGVPVIVPSDLPIAKEGNLLNEINSVFINGKDVLTIAKLLETLKKKKYSSKEISETVKNKTWDAVATEYIKYINALNC; from the coding sequence ATGTTTAGAGAGTATCCTTTGATGCTTGTTTTTGGATTGTTACCATATTCAAAAGGTGGAACAAATAAAGGAGGTATTGCTTATGCTACATATAATTTACATTATGCAATTTGTTTGAAAGAAAAAGAGTCATTTGACACACATTATATTGCAACTGATTTAAATAAAAGGAGAGTTTGTGTAGATGGAATGCAAATTAATGGGTTTCATTTTAGAATTATTTTTTCATTATTTTTTCATTCACTATCAACATTTTTAAAGTATTATAAAATCTCAAAAAAAGATATTTTTCAATGTGGTTTAACTAGATTTACTGCATTTAAACTTTTTTGTATGTTTCATTATTATATAAAAATGAAAAAGCCGGACATTGTTCATGTACATGGTGCGCTTGCCGGAGTTGTTCTTAATAATTTAAATTTAAAAATGAAGTTTAAAAAAATTATTCGAATTCATGGTTTAAATACAAAAGCTTATCAGCATAAAAATTATAAACAATTAATAAACCTTGAAAAAGAAATATCAACTCAAACTTGGGATGGATTTAATTTTCTTTCACATGAGAACCTATTAGAGTGGTGTGCTAAATACAATGTAAGTCAGGAGAATAAAGCAGTCTTTAATAATGGATTTGATCCTGTCTTATTTAATCCAGGAGTTGTACCAGTTGTTAATCTTGAGAAAAAAAATGAGAATAAAATAAGGCTGCTTTCTGTTGGTGTTTTAAATGAAAATAAAGGTCAGAATAGAGTTCTACAAGCTATTTCAATGTGTAAAGAGCCAACTCGCTTTGAATTTATTTGTATAGGTTATGATCCAAATAATTTAGCCAAGGATATGGATGAGTTTGCTAAAAGTCAATCTATAACTTTTAAATATCTTGGTTATATATCACAAGCACAACTTTCAACTTATTTTGTGCAATGTGATTTTTTAATACAACCATCCATTATGGAAGGATTTGGTATGGTAAACATTGAAAGCATTGCTTGTGGAGTTCCTGTTATAGTTCCTTCAGATTTACCAATTGCTAAAGAAGGTAATTTGTTAAATGAAATAAATTCTGTTTTTATTAATGGGAAGGATGTTTTAACAATTGCAAAATTGTTGGAAACCCTTAAGAAGAAAAAATATTCGAGTAAAGAAATTTCTGAAACAGTAAAAAATAAAACATGGGATGCAGTAGCAACTGAGTATATTAAATATATAAATGCATTAAATTGTTGA
- a CDS encoding acylneuraminate cytidylyltransferase family protein, which translates to MYNGKKILAIITARAASKRLLNKNMLDFAGSPLISKTIESGKGSKYIDRLIVSTDSEEIKRISLEYGAEVPFIRPSELATDNADSIIVLNHVIKYINEKFNYILLLQPTSPLRTSEDIDNSIEMLNDEVKSIVSVSEMEHSPLWANVLPENKSMADFIKPEVKGKRSQDLPIYYRINGAIYISEMDEYFFNKGFLGKSTKAYIMPVERSVDIDNAFDFLFAEFLFKARLNNV; encoded by the coding sequence ATGTATAATGGTAAGAAAATATTAGCAATTATTACTGCAAGAGCCGCTAGCAAACGATTGTTAAACAAGAATATGTTAGATTTTGCGGGTAGTCCTTTAATTTCTAAGACAATTGAATCTGGAAAAGGATCTAAATATATTGATAGATTAATTGTATCAACTGATTCGGAAGAGATTAAGAGAATTTCATTAGAATATGGAGCAGAAGTTCCATTTATTAGACCATCAGAACTTGCAACTGATAATGCTGATTCTATAATTGTTTTAAATCATGTTATAAAATATATTAATGAAAAATTTAATTATATTTTACTATTGCAACCTACTTCTCCACTTCGAACTTCAGAGGATATTGATAATTCAATTGAAATGTTAAATGATGAAGTAAAGTCAATTGTTTCTGTTTCTGAAATGGAACATTCTCCTTTATGGGCAAATGTACTTCCTGAAAATAAAAGTATGGCTGATTTTATAAAACCTGAAGTAAAGGGAAAACGTTCACAGGATTTGCCAATTTATTACAGAATAAATGGAGCAATATATATATCAGAAATGGATGAGTATTTTTTTAATAAAGGATTTTTAGGTAAAAGTACAAAAGCATATATTATGCCTGTTGAAAGGTCTGTTGATATTGATAATGCGTTTGATTTTCTATTTGCAGAATTCTTATTTAAAGCAAGACTAAATAATGTTTAG
- a CDS encoding nucleotidyltransferase family protein, which translates to MRSFNKHLLKKGSLVKDALSQLDILAKDAILFIVNEEDKLIGSLTDGDVRRGLLKGYGISNVVDEIIQKNPRFIRKGENDLSKVIEYRENNFRIIPILDKENHVVNVINFREIKSYLPVDAVIMAGGRGERLRPFTDTIPKPLLIVGDKPILEHNLNRLSLFGIDDFWISVNYLGEQIEKYFGNGNDRNVIIQYVREDKPMGTIGAISKIENFEHDNILVVNSDLLTNIDYEHFFLDFINQDADMTVVTIPYQVNIPYAVLETSNGHILDFKEKPTYTYYSNGGIYLMKKSVFKYFPKDTFYNTTDLMEKLIKEGKKVISYPLSAYWLDIGNKDDFEKAKNDIYKLKFD; encoded by the coding sequence ATGAGATCTTTCAATAAGCATTTATTAAAAAAAGGGAGCCTTGTAAAAGATGCTTTAAGTCAATTGGATATTCTTGCTAAAGATGCAATTTTATTTATTGTTAATGAAGAGGATAAACTAATCGGTTCTTTAACCGATGGCGATGTCAGACGTGGTTTGTTAAAAGGTTATGGTATTAGTAATGTTGTGGATGAAATTATTCAGAAAAATCCTCGGTTTATTAGAAAAGGTGAGAATGATTTATCAAAAGTAATTGAATATCGCGAAAACAACTTTAGAATTATTCCAATACTAGATAAAGAAAATCATGTAGTTAATGTTATTAATTTCCGAGAAATTAAATCATATCTTCCGGTTGATGCTGTTATTATGGCTGGGGGTAGAGGTGAAAGGCTTCGTCCATTTACCGATACCATACCAAAGCCTTTATTAATAGTAGGTGATAAGCCAATACTAGAACACAATTTAAATCGTTTGTCTTTATTTGGAATAGATGATTTTTGGATTTCTGTTAATTATTTGGGAGAACAAATTGAGAAATATTTTGGAAATGGAAATGATCGTAATGTTATTATTCAATATGTAAGAGAAGATAAACCTATGGGAACTATTGGCGCAATTTCCAAAATAGAAAATTTTGAACATGATAATATTCTTGTTGTTAATTCTGATTTGCTTACAAACATTGATTATGAACATTTTTTTCTAGATTTTATAAATCAGGATGCAGATATGACTGTTGTTACAATTCCATATCAAGTTAATATACCTTATGCAGTTTTGGAAACTAGTAATGGTCATATTTTGGATTTTAAAGAAAAACCAACCTATACCTACTATTCAAATGGAGGAATTTATTTGATGAAAAAATCTGTGTTTAAATATTTTCCCAAAGACACTTTTTACAATACCACAGATTTAATGGAGAAATTAATAAAAGAAGGCAAAAAAGTTATTTCGTATCCTTTATCTGCATATTGGCTTGATATCGGCAATAAAGATGATTTTGAAAAAGCAAAAAATGATATTTATAAACTAAAATTTGATTAA
- the neuC gene encoding UDP-N-acetylglucosamine 2-epimerase (hydrolyzing), translating to MKVGILTSSRADFGIYLPLLKKIFADNFFQSEIIAFGTHLSDVHGKTISEILSNNFKVNHQIVTTAAGDSPLEISSSIGETIKVFADFWSNNKFDIIFAIGDRYEMFAAVVAGSPFNVKFVHLYGGETTLGAIDNSYRHSISLMSDFIFVSTEVYKKRALEITDKHQNVFNVGALSIDNLKNVELYNIDDFKKQFNIDLNKPTILTTFHPETVSLEKNEIYISELLASIEVLMEKYQIVITMPNSDTMGLMVRNKIEEFALNKNKIILIESFGMKGYLSCMKYCSFLLGNTSSGFVEASYFPKYVINIGDRQKGRILTPNIYSINCSKKNILTTVNVIEKLPPPLSVNLYGDGNAAEKIISILKINK from the coding sequence ATGAAAGTAGGTATACTTACAAGTTCTAGAGCTGATTTTGGTATTTATTTGCCATTACTAAAAAAGATATTTGCTGATAATTTTTTTCAATCAGAGATAATTGCTTTTGGTACTCATTTATCAGATGTTCATGGTAAAACAATAAGTGAAATTTTAAGCAATAACTTTAAGGTAAATCATCAAATCGTTACTACTGCAGCAGGTGATTCTCCTTTAGAAATTTCTTCTTCAATTGGCGAAACAATTAAAGTGTTTGCAGATTTTTGGAGTAATAATAAATTTGATATAATTTTTGCTATAGGGGATAGATATGAAATGTTTGCTGCTGTTGTTGCTGGATCTCCTTTTAATGTAAAATTTGTACATTTATATGGTGGAGAGACTACATTAGGTGCAATAGATAATTCATACAGACATAGTATTTCATTAATGTCTGATTTTATCTTTGTTTCTACAGAAGTGTATAAAAAAAGAGCTTTAGAGATTACTGATAAGCACCAAAATGTGTTTAATGTTGGAGCTCTTAGTATTGATAATTTAAAAAATGTTGAATTATATAATATTGATGATTTTAAAAAGCAATTTAATATTGATTTAAATAAACCAACTATACTAACAACATTTCATCCGGAAACCGTTTCATTAGAAAAAAATGAAATTTATATTTCTGAATTATTAGCTTCTATAGAGGTATTAATGGAGAAATACCAAATTGTTATAACAATGCCAAATTCTGATACAATGGGTTTAATGGTCAGAAATAAAATAGAAGAATTTGCATTAAACAAAAATAAAATAATTCTTATTGAGTCATTTGGGATGAAGGGTTATTTATCTTGCATGAAATATTGTAGTTTTTTATTAGGAAACACATCAAGCGGTTTTGTTGAAGCCTCATATTTTCCAAAATATGTTATTAATATTGGTGACAGACAAAAAGGTAGAATTTTAACCCCTAATATTTACTCTATAAATTGTTCAAAGAAAAATATCTTAACAACAGTTAATGTTATTGAAAAATTACCACCTCCATTAAGTGTAAATTTATATGGGGATGGTAATGCTGCAGAAAAAATAATTAGTATTTTAAAAATAAATAAATGA
- the neuB gene encoding N-acetylneuraminate synthase — translation MRTFIIAEAGVNHNGSFELAKRMIDEAFLARVDAIKFQTFNADLTITKSAKKALYQLEGTDVNETQYQMAKNLELSYDSFKKLNDYCKFIGIEFLSTPFDLPSVDFLNSINMRVFKIASGEITNLLLLKKIGSLKKEVILSTGMSEMKEIESAINILVKAGTPKKKITVLHCNTEYPTPMYDVNLKAMITIKDKLCVKIGYSDHTSGIEIPIAAVAMGAEVIEKHFTLDKNMEGPDHKASLSPNELKIMVESIRNVEKALGNGVKKPSVSEIKNITVARKSIYAASFIRKGEVFTDKNIIIKRPGIGISPMHWDDIIGREAGRDFQEDEIIEI, via the coding sequence ATGAGAACTTTTATAATTGCTGAAGCTGGAGTTAACCACAATGGTTCTTTTGAATTGGCAAAAAGAATGATTGACGAAGCTTTCTTAGCAAGAGTTGATGCAATAAAGTTTCAAACTTTTAATGCTGATTTAACAATTACAAAATCTGCAAAAAAAGCATTATATCAACTTGAAGGCACTGATGTAAATGAGACTCAATATCAAATGGCAAAAAATCTAGAATTGTCATACGATTCATTTAAAAAATTAAACGACTATTGTAAGTTTATTGGGATAGAATTTTTGTCTACTCCTTTTGATTTACCAAGTGTTGATTTTCTTAATAGCATAAATATGAGAGTTTTTAAAATAGCCTCTGGTGAAATTACCAACTTACTACTTTTAAAAAAAATTGGCTCACTAAAAAAGGAAGTAATTCTCTCAACAGGAATGAGCGAAATGAAAGAAATAGAAAGTGCAATTAATATTTTAGTAAAAGCAGGAACTCCCAAGAAGAAAATTACTGTTCTTCATTGTAATACTGAATATCCTACACCCATGTATGATGTTAATTTAAAAGCAATGATTACAATCAAAGATAAGTTATGCGTTAAAATTGGATATTCTGACCATACATCAGGAATTGAGATTCCTATAGCTGCAGTTGCTATGGGTGCTGAAGTAATTGAAAAGCATTTTACACTGGATAAAAATATGGAAGGTCCTGATCATAAAGCAAGCTTATCACCTAATGAACTAAAAATAATGGTTGAGTCAATTAGAAATGTAGAAAAGGCATTAGGAAATGGAGTAAAAAAACCATCAGTTTCTGAAATAAAAAATATTACAGTTGCAAGAAAAAGTATTTATGCTGCCAGTTTTATTAGAAAGGGAGAAGTGTTTACTGATAAAAACATAATAATTAAGAGGCCTGGTATTGGTATAAGCCCTATGCATTGGGATGATATAATTGGAAGGGAAGCCGGAAGAGACTTTCAGGAAGATGAGATTATTGAAATTTAA